Proteins from one Halovivax limisalsi genomic window:
- a CDS encoding HPP family protein, with the protein MGIRDDVSAGINVALHVTLLGGLAWASGQPILFPSLGPSAYLLATGENPRAEGAYHVVGGHAIAAVAGFVTYVALADGLVAVDVFRAGTPFSPAVGRLVLSGLLAMVLTTVGMLWSDTNHPAACATTLIVALGLMSSPLEIAIIVGSVAILVGFHGTVVERVQELYGVEPKDPR; encoded by the coding sequence ATGGGGATCAGGGACGACGTCAGCGCGGGGATCAACGTCGCGTTACACGTCACGTTGCTCGGCGGGCTGGCGTGGGCGAGCGGCCAGCCGATCCTCTTCCCGAGTCTCGGTCCGTCGGCGTACCTGCTCGCGACGGGCGAGAATCCGCGGGCGGAGGGCGCGTATCACGTCGTCGGCGGCCACGCCATCGCGGCCGTCGCCGGATTCGTCACGTACGTCGCCCTGGCGGACGGCCTCGTCGCCGTCGACGTCTTCCGGGCGGGGACGCCGTTCTCGCCGGCCGTCGGTCGGCTCGTCCTCTCCGGGCTCCTCGCGATGGTGCTGACCACGGTGGGAATGCTCTGGTCGGACACGAACCACCCCGCGGCCTGTGCGACGACGCTCATCGTCGCGCTGGGGCTCATGTCCTCGCCGCTCGAGATCGCCATCATCGTCGGTTCGGTCGCGATCCTCGTGGGCTTTCACGGGACGGTCGTCGAACGCGTGCAGGAGCTCTACGGCGTGGAACCGAAAGACCCGCGCTAA